The genome window AACCTTACGGTCTGATTAGCCTGGGTGAAGTTGTAGACTTGTGCATCAGATGGCTGAGAAAAAGATAGCCCAGAACAAGAGGGAGCCCAGCAGAGGCTAAGAAGGAGGCAGCAAAGGAGTTCACAAACCCACATACAGCTGAAGGAGGTACCGAATGACATCTGGGGTCCATtttagaaagcaggtttagtgaaaactctgagtttgctaaccctgagatgagggtaatTCTGGGTTTTCGGTtgcagaaagagaggtaacttaacctcggactctgtgaacctaacctggtttggagcaggttttcttatttcagtctcctccctctgacacagcgctctttcatttcatcattcatttATCAGTCTTAATCAGGTGCGTTTtagtgcagtttgttatctgcatgaatacaaaaaaaacagggttggtttattaaccatgttaggcagactatgaaacgtttttttctcgaacatggcatttccttttgtcgatgatcccgttgatgaagaagctgtattactttgcagggagttaaacatacgtctggagatgatattgaaaccccgacattttaatttccagctAACTTCCTATTTTGAGCGGTATCATTTTTCTTcccagttatgtagcctacctaaccttatccgtcctcatatcactaacgtcacccatcgtggacatcccagcacattctttgtgtcacattaaaaaaatgaaaaaacagtagttttctttacaacattggtgatgcggagcattttagtaaagccactgtagcaaagcgccgtcagaagagtgtgactcactctgaaacattttgtaaatgtttttgtagtgttccctggacacaaaccagtaagagccattaaaaagatgttccacagtattgcaggtgaatgatgtaaaccctttgaaataaaagattatgaattataattctgttaatgatgcagcctcagaatgggattagcaGGGCTAGGATttttatagattataggttcaataccatttcaccagtaatattatacttatgattaaatatgatatacactatattggaactaacAAATTTACTGTAGCAGCatttttctcccacgcaaattctctcttttacagcagccgctgtgttgcttttttaactaaatacatgttaactcgctgtatgtgcgcatgagtatttccgcccacaagtttgtttgtggttgttaccatggtaaatcgtagtatcatggctccattcatgctgcctgaaaccgaaaactcagagttttccatctcagggtaaatcaactcagatatcagggttacactcagagtttgttaaacctccttcctgaaacgggcccctgcATTGTTAACGGCTGCTTTACCTGGTCTGTGcttgtaaacaaaaacaaaaaaaacaaccgaGAGGTTACACCCCTTTTTGTTGGTACAGCCTTACTTGAGTCTAAACACAGTGACTTGGGACTTGTTCAAGACGGTGAAGGTTAAGACTTGTGACTTACACATGTGTGACTTAAGACAGTTACACACCGGGGGCGTGACGAATAAGCGACgccaatatgcaaaataatcggctgtgaatatttcacatcaaaactattcacGCCGGCAGCGATGCAAATTTGCGACAGTTTTCAATACAAGTTTTGGATATTCGCGCCAGCTCATCTACCATGTCAGTAGGACAgatgctgaagagagagagaaagtgacggaagatgtggtgtgagcggacgagaaagagagagcagtcggagcagaggagagttaacgtttagtggtgaagatatgaagtgattgtacagcagctagattctgcagtttgagaacaaataaatgcagcagctcctcaaaagcaccaaaaggtgtcctgtctggtttccaggctgctgagtggagggaCGGGGGCTAGCTCTGGATACGTCCCAGGAAAAGCTGTaacactaagctactgtaagctatttattAAGATTTCCTCCAACTCTAATTGAGTATACAGTTAATACTCAATTGAattccctctgcaaaacagtgtagcatatgtctcgggcttattgtgaaaggtaaaaacgGAAAGAATGTTTCTGGCATGTGCTGCCTTTGTAGAGGTTGAAAGGAGTAATAAAGTTTGCTGACGACGTACAGTCTGTAGTTCGGACAGCAGCCTCcgtgttgttgtttggtgatcTTCATAAGTAAACACTtcttgtgacaaaaacaaccgttcgaaaaaatatattgacatgcgAAATAATCGCATGGAAAAAACGTCCCTGGTGTGCAACGGCCTTTAATCTCACCTCTGATATTTGTGAGTAAGAGCTACTCTCCCGCCACAACCCAGAAATGTGAGACTCAaactatgatgtcatcaggttactaagctgcttcatagacaatgaatgtgaaactaattttgtagaatataaaaaaacccaaatgaggtttattctaTGTTAGCGTTTCATTTCTGAAACACTTACCCGTTACCTCCGAACATCCCCCTGGGTGTTCTCAGTGccatcttttctttattttatcagatgacatcacaaatttgagtttttggattttggagagagtttttcatgttcactgacattttgaacacacatgtatgaattcccaaattgcccatagttccccttttgctAAAAAGCAATGTACCAGATGGTTTTTGCTCCCATAAGTTTATTCATATGTGAACTTTAAGGATAGCACtgtttaaatagtgcatttctATGTAAAACAAGCAGTAAATGGTCAATTTATGATAATTTCTGGTTATGATACATCTTAAAATATCATACATCTCAAATACACATTTCATTCCATTCATTTGAATGATATCACTGGTCTTTTCAATGCTAAATATTAATGTGTTGCCCAAATATCATTTGATGCAGATAACGTAATGCTGCAATGCAAAGCCTCTTTCCTAACTATATCCAGGACCTTTCTTTCAAGCCAAAATAGCTTTTTTGCCCTATAAGATAATATTTACTGCTCAGTGCACTATAGTTTTAGTTGTTGTCACAATGTTAATTGATCTATGTGCCCATACTATTAACAAACTATTTTCAAAATCTTTAATCTGAATGGGCGAATGACAGCTAGTGTTTTTGCTAGTGCCCCTGCAgcagattaaaatatttatttcaaaGCCTTGAAAGAGCAACTAGCAATTTAAGCACTTTGAGCTTATGCTTTAAGAAGTTCACAACATGTATGCAGAAAGACAGCGACAAGTTGTCCGGTAACCACTTTCTGACTCAAGAGGTATGGCAGCAGTGCTACCCAAAAATGAATCACAATGCTGCATACATGTAGAGTACATGACAATGAAGAAAATGTGCTGATTTGAAACTAATCTAAGATTTAATTTAAGACGTGTGAGGCCAACAAAGGaactaaatgtgtttgtgttgactGAAATAAATAgaggaaatgtgtttgtgttgactGAAACAAATAGAGGAACTTTAAAGTGCCTGTGGAAAGTACCAATGACGGAAATAAATTGCTAGTTCATGATAAATAGACCAAAAGGGACAGTATATAAATGCTAAAATTTAAAGAAGTAGTCAGACTCAAAATAAATTGCtactggaggaaacactgcatTAGCACTGCTCAAAACTaataatttatttacatttctacatttcCCTGAAGAAGGAAGATTCTAGTAAgcagaggaaagaaaagaaatattgcaagaaaaagagaagtgaaGCCCGAAATGGCTGCATGGATAGCTAGCATCAAGGAAAAATAATGCTAccagaaaatgtttttgaaaagtCTTGTGGCTTTTGTCTGTTTTACCTGCAACaaccacattttatttttgtgttttttgcagttcagtttttctttcttttgagaCCAAGTTCATAGGAGATTGTAAGTACAACTATAGAATAAAGTTTGGAAAGGGATCAATAATTCTCTTATTCATCATTCCATTTCACATTTTACCTGCTAATTGCTGTTGGTACATATATAGCACATACTGTAAACTAAGCCTATTCTGTATAGCAATATAAACGGTTTGCAATGCCACAATCACTGAATGCAATGCTGTTTCACTGACTCATCCCTCATAGCAGCAGTGCTACCCAAAAATGATTCATAATGCTGCATACATGTAGAGTACATGACAATGGAGAAAATGTGCTGATTTAAAAATAATCTAAGATTTAATTTAAGACGTGTGAGGCCAACACAGGaactaaatgtatttgtgttgacTGAAATAAATAGGGGAATTTTAAAGTGCCTGTGGAAAGTACCAATGACGGAAATAAATTGCTAGTTTACGAGAAATACAGTGATTGAGTCATTAGTTCATTAGCAGCCGGACAGCTCCATCCTGCACCAGCTTATTCTGTTTAAAAACGATAAATATTGACTTATCTGCTGGTTGATTTATGTGTTGCACTCTTGCAATGCCACTCTTGCAATGCTGTTTCACTGATAGTAAACACATGGATGGACCCATCTGACAGATGTAGGTAGCATATTTGAATCTGGATAtctaaaacaattatttaaaacaCTTAAATTGGGTGTGATATACACTTTGGCAGATGAATATAAAATATGATTCTACTTGTTGCTATGCCACTGCTGCTAGTACCCTTGCCAGCATTAGTTGTCAGACTTCACCTGCATTTTAACCCTGCAAACCTGTAATGATGCATGATTTCTTGCATTGTAATTGGATGAAATACCTAATTAAATACAAATCTGAAACATAAAATTGTCTAGGTGGAACACTTCTTCTAGAGAATACATGAAACCATGAtcgttttttttctaaaataaatgcaaaagtTTGAAATAACTGTTGGAACATTAGATCACAGGttaaatttggttgaaaagtaaaaatgttCATCAGACATTTAACACAAatggcagccaatcagatccactttaataaatactcaaagcGTGTGTGGGCAGTTTTTACTTAATACTTAATGGGTAACCTATCAAGTCTGCTAGGAAGTTTTCTTTGGTTTGTATCATCGTTTCATATGTAATATGCAAATaacttaaagtgtgtgtgtttctcagccATATATATGAGGCACCAGAACCGTCAGACAGCAGTGTTTATTGTTTCCAGTGTACAGATACTGTCGTAGCTGCACCTGCTAATGGCCACACTCAATACTCAGGCTACCAGCAACTACAGCTTGGTAAGTCTTATACTAACACATACAATATTGATGTTGTGCTGAATGGGTTAGGCTCTGAACCTAAAATGTCTTCCTATTGAATCTGTTGTTGAAAATTGTCACAATTCCAAGTCATAGAACTGTTTCTATTATTACTCACGTTTGTCTCCTTTCGCTCTTACTTCCCTTCCTTTCTCCTCTATATTCCTCTATTCTTCCTTCTCTATTTTGTCCTCTTCTGTTCTGTCCTCAACCCCCCTCTTCTCTTCAGGTGCCACCTTGTACAAACATCCCTGAAGTGCTCCTGCGGTACTACCTGCCACCGGCTTATGGCATTGAGTTCTGCATTGGTTTTCCTGGAAACTTTGTGGTTGTACTTGGTTACATATTTTGTTTGCAGCAGTGGCAGAGCTGCAATATTTACCTCTTCAGCCTGGCAGTCTCCGACCTAATTTTCCTCTGCACGCTGCCACGTCTCTCGTACCTCTATgcaaacaaccaatcagagaccaGTCCCCATGCTTGCATTATCAACCGCTATGTACTCCATGTAAATCTTTACTCTTCCATCCTGTTTATGGTTTTGCTAAGCATGGACCGCTTCCTGCTCATAAGATATCCAACACGGAACCATTACCTGCTGAGACCACGATCAGCCTTGATCATAACAGGGCTGAGCTGGCTAGCTGTCAATGTGGAAGTTGCTCCAATGATATCACTGATGATAGATGACCTCCGGGGTGGAAACTGGAGTCGCTGCAAGGATTTTGCCAGCCTGGAAGGAAACATCAATACATTGGGCTACAGCCTAGGACTAACCCTGACTGGTTACCTTCTCCCTGTGCTTGGACTTTGTGGTTTCTCCTACCAAATTGCACATCTGCTCCGTGTCCAGGAAAGGGCTGTCCAGAACAGGACAACATCATACAAGCGGCCTTTAAGGGTTGTTGTAATGGCTGCAGTCATTTTTCTGGTTCTCTACACTCCATACCATGTGCTGAGAAATGTCAGAATAGCATCTAATGAGGCCTGGGCAGGGCTTTGTACAAAGATGTACATACAGGGCCTGTACATCCTGACCCGACCATTGGCCTTCTTGCACAGTGTCATCAACCCTGTCTTCTACTTCCTCATGGGTGACAAGTTCAGAGAGCTCCTATTCGCCAAGCTCAGAAAGCTGGGCAGAATGAAAGAGCGGCAAAGAGGGCCAGACTGAAAACATTCAACACATATCCCTATGAGACACACATCAACATCTTCACTAtctttacatgtattttgttgaAGTTGTACGCTTTACTTTATTTCTGCTGTGTTTTAATTACCTCCGCCCATGGAGGTTATGGTTTTGGTTCGCGTAGCAAAGAAGCCAAAGAAAAACACGTTAATTTTGGAGCGGATCTGAATCAcagggcatttgtgctgcattcatgtggtgtcggaataattTTCCGTAGTGACCATTTCCACATATATTACATCACATCCAAATAAGTATTACAATATTAAAGTAACTATGTACATATGGGCATAACTTGCACTGTACTGTGGTGAATTTCCACTTTTCtgctttaaatacaaaatactgcTGACATTTTCACCCagtaaaagctttttttttactactaaCGTTAAAGACAGTGATAATGAAGCTGTAGCTCTGGTTTCACTCGAGAACAGAATGGTGTTGTGTGAGGTTCGTGAAGTGTTCTAATGTCTGCACATGTGCATAATAGTATATACCGTTCTTTATTTTAAGATGTAATCCTGCTAATAATCCCCATTTTTCCTAAATGATTGTGattgtgtcttttttgtttgtaaCTTTATCAAAATAGAGTTACTTTCCCATGTAGTCTATTCTCCCCAAGCCTGATTATATGTGATAGAAGACATGTCTAGATATCCATAAAGGGGAACTGATGCAAAGTTAGCTTTCATGTTAGTAACAGTGCAAGTAacataaaataatttataaacTTAATTAAAGATTTATAAACAATGATAACATAAACATTCAGCTAAAAGCCAGagcctatttttatattaatgcaCTGTTTAAGCATGAGTATGTATGTGCAGAATGGTTGCTGTTTGTATTCATATCTGTGTTTGTTGAAAAAGCATAACTATTTAGTCAGATGAAACTGGAGGTGGATGTTTTGTCATTTGTACTACTATTTTTGGGATGTGtgtacataaaataaaaataaaaatatatgagATGCATTGaagaatttattttttcatctttaaatattcattgtcttttaaataaaagtgtGATACTTTAGCTAGACTTCAAATAAGAAATGCT of Sander lucioperca isolate FBNREF2018 chromosome 5, SLUC_FBN_1.2, whole genome shotgun sequence contains these proteins:
- the LOC116050824 gene encoding succinate receptor 1-like — translated: MATLNTQATSNYSLVPPCTNIPEVLLRYYLPPAYGIEFCIGFPGNFVVVLGYIFCLQQWQSCNIYLFSLAVSDLIFLCTLPRLSYLYANNQSETSPHACIINRYVLHVNLYSSILFMVLLSMDRFLLIRYPTRNHYLLRPRSALIITGLSWLAVNVEVAPMISLMIDDLRGGNWSRCKDFASLEGNINTLGYSLGLTLTGYLLPVLGLCGFSYQIAHLLRVQERAVQNRTTSYKRPLRVVVMAAVIFLVLYTPYHVLRNVRIASNEAWAGLCTKMYIQGLYILTRPLAFLHSVINPVFYFLMGDKFRELLFAKLRKLGRMKERQRGPD